The Oryzias latipes chromosome 1, ASM223467v1 genome contains a region encoding:
- the LOC101169417 gene encoding thrombospondin type-1 domain-containing protein 4-like, translating to MAGLWELLCSLQQGRFGALIHLLCLFCLVSGALPWDIKRSSYPLQGFEVVRGNFSRDFLHVGYNKIAEIPAGACNISVQETKKSRNYLALQTRSGISIINGNWVIDRPGTYFALGTQLIYKRPNEIHSWNGESITAPGPLTDDLHLYLIYQQPGPSVHYEYSIPIIIHSSPEPDTPDIMPPDDTEAQLDGDERVNTEATVNSITVKDKTHSKKDSFDTSINFVSQSTYVWTKTGHTGCSTTCGTGTRAVFWECVDSDSQMTVPADFCDLSNEPTNQEDCNEYPCPPYWDIGEWSECSRKCGPGSQMRQVICCQVTRVHDNGTETSVAVAPEQCGTSERPMTQSTCQLKICSHWELRSDWSPCSVPCGVGQRSREVVCVSNQGVVEDEQECNMSLKPDFLQNCDMGVCARSWFTSLWSQRCSAECGRGNKTRSVVCLSNRGGSDLPLDGCEGDRPPAVTSCDAGPCQNQLEWYTGPWSQCSAECGNGTQTRSALCIFTNNGLQEVVDQFKCSGLSKPITSQPCRLKPCGVQWYVTEWSACSRSCNSGYRVREVRCLTDDIVPSDDCHPISIPESREECNKQPCLTETNPLCSDQFHNCVLVVQARLCVYPYYTRVCCTSCSRTQRTYPVSIQRNRIRR from the exons ATGGCTGGACTGTGGGAGCTGCTCTGCTCTCTGCAGCAGGGTCGTTTTGGGGCTCTCATCCATCTCCTCTGCCTTTTCTGCCTAGTTTCAGGTGCTCTTCCCTGGGATATCAAAAGGAGCTCATACCCTTTGCAG GGCTTTGAGGTAGTGAGAGGAAATTTCTCTCGGGACTTTCTTCACGTTGGCTACAATAAGATTGCAGAGATTCCTGCAGGAGCATGCAACATCAGCGTCCAGGAGACAAAAAAGAGTCGAAATTATTTGG CCCTGCAGACCCGGAGCGGCATCTCCATCATAAACGGAAACTGGGTGATTGACAGACCTGGCACTTACTTTGCTCTTGGAACGCAGCTGATCTATAAACGGCCAAATGAGATCCATTCCTGGAATGGAGAATCCATCACTGCACCAGGACCCTTGACTGATGACCTGCATCTTTAT ttaatTTACCAACAACCAGGTCCAAGTGTTCATTATGAATACAGCATACCTATAATTATTCACTCTTCTCCAGAACCAGACACACCTGACATAATGCCTCCAG ATGACACTGAAGCGCAATTGGATGGAGATGAGAGAGTCAACACAGAGGCCACCGTTAACAGCATCACTGTCAAGGATAAAACCCATTCCAAAAAGGATTCCTTTGACACCAGCATCAACTTTGTATCTCAGTCCACTTATGTTTGGACAAAGACTGGACACACAGGATGCAGCACAACCTGTGGTACTG GGACGCGTGCTGTATTTTGGGAGTGTGTCGACAGTGACTCCCAGATGACTGTTCCAGCTGACTTTTGTGACCTTTCCAATGAACCAACAAACCAGGAGGACTGCAACGAATATCCCTGTCCTCCCTA CTGGGACATTGGGGAGTGGTCAGAATGCAGCAGGAAGTGTGGGCCTGGCAGTCAGATGCGTCAGGTGATCTGCTGCCAGGTGACCCGAGTTCATGACAATGGGACAGAGACTTCTGTTGCTGTGGCGCCAGAGCAGTGCGGCACGTCTGAAAGGCCGATGACACAATCCACATGCCAGCTGAAGATCTGCAGTCATTGGGAGCTCCGGTCTGACTGGAGCCct TGCTCAGTGCCATGTGGAGTGGGCCAGCGCAGCAGGGAAGTGGTGTGTGTGAGCAATCAGGGGGTTGTGGAGGATGAGCAGGAGTGCAACATGAGCCTAAAGCCAGACTTTCTACAAAACTGTGATATGGGAGTCTGTGCAAGAAGCTGGTTCACCTCTCTCTGGAGCCAGCGG TGTTCTGCAGAGTGTGGTCGAGGGAATAAAACCAGATCGGTCGTATGTCTCAGCAATCGTGGTGGGAGTGATCTCCCACTGGATGGCTGTGAAGGGGACCGCCCACCAGCTGTGACATCATGCGATGCTGGCCCCTGTCAAAATCAGCTTGAGTGGTACACAGGACCTTGGAGCCAG TGTTCTGCAGAATGTGGAAACGGCACACAGACCCGCAGTGCACTTTGCATTTTCACCAACAACGGTCTACAAGAGGTTGTGGATCAGTTCAAATGTTCCGGTCTGTCTAAGCCAATCACATCGCAGCCCTGCAGACTGAAACCTTGTGGGGTCCAGTGGTACGTCACAGAATGGAGTGCG TGCTCTCGCTCCTGTAACAGCGGCTACCGGGTGCGTGAGGTCCGCTGTCTCACTGACGACATTGTTCCAAGTGACGACTGTCACCCCATTTCAATTCCTGAGAGTCGTGAGGAATGCAACAAACAACCATGTCTAACTGAAACGA